The DNA region TGTCCTAGAGTAGCAAGGCAGTGCAGGCCCAGCTGAAAGCAgctgttttttaaatacaaattctAAAAGCACATCCCCCCAGTTATTGCCATGCCTCTCTTCCCCAGTGTTTCCCAACACATTTCTGTAAGAAGTGTCACTGGCTTCATTCTTGCAACAAAGCTTGTGATGAACTACCTGCTCTAGGACAGAATGATTAGTTCAGTGACTGCTGCACAAATTTGGGGGTAGAGCTAGCATTTAATATTCACCAGTAAACTCAACAAGCAGCCCTCTTCATGATTTTGAAAGgagttgaaataaaaaaaataattacaaaggTAAAACCAGTTAAATCCCTCAGTGCTTGCTTCATTCTCAACCTGAAAAAGTGAAGATTGCCTCTTTTGATATCCTGaatgaaaaagtattttgattaaaaaaagaaaaaccaaaaagcctCCAGCATGACCCCTACAAACAAAAACTCCAGTTTATGGCTTCTTTTTGTTTGCTGCCTGCCATATGCTGTTCATCATTCTGCTGCTTACTACAACTGGCTCTGTAAGAACATTTCATTTAATGCCATTGCAACTGGtttaaatacatacatataatttagaaagcaagtgaaaagacaaaacatttattttaattagggTTTTATACATAGCATGcatctgaaaacaaactctTTATCATGTAACATATCACTCTGGTTTCTGCACCAAGGGTGTACAATCTCAGACACAATGAATGGGTACCGTCACCTACACTACTGTAtacagagatataaaaatatacacaaCAGTTCAATTTTACAGAGCAACAGAGCTGAGTGAATACTGTGCACTGCACTCTCCGAGCCTGGACAGCTGAGCATCCAGACTGCAAAGGCAACAGGAACACTGCAGAGATCGTAACTGGGCTCAGAAGAAACAGCATCAGAACTCTGACACAGTGTAAAAATATAAGGCAGAAGCCACTTTCTTCTGAATCGTAGGGAAGAGCAGAGCACACTGAGACTCTCCattcttgcttttaaaagtaGTTCCAGCAAGGAGTTGTACATGCAAAACATCAACAGTGCAACAACAAAAGAATACTGAACAGTAGCTCAATTGTACAAACTTAAAAAATGTAACATGTACTTTATGCATCTCCTCACAAAATATCTAGGATTTGTCAGTGCATTAGTGTTAAAGTGGCATTAAAAAAACTTCTGCTATTATAACAGATGCAGAATTATTTTGGAAATGCATAGCATCTacatttttattgtctttgtaATTATTCAGTTGGCATAGGCACCATTCTAGTCACGCCAGCATTAAGAAGAATTCATGGTGGAAACAGCCATTCTTATCAGTTCATACACAGGTATTCTTGACTGCTTGTCTTGATTTTGATTTCaacaaataaatgcttttttaaattcaaaaatatACCCTATGATTATGAAAAGAACTATATACAACATACCTAAGACACAGGGTTAGCTGGCTGCCATACGTGTAACACACAAGAGAAACATTCAAGTTtgacagatattttttctttttgagatgAAAGGCCTTTGGGTTGGAAGCATATCAGAGACAACAGTGCAGTAGGCTGAGAATTCCTTTAGCTCAGTTCAGAACTAAGGCATTGTATgataaaatatacatttttatatttggTGCAATGTTACTGTCAATTTTAGAATCTAAATCACATCAAATGCTGTCATTTGTCACTCTAGTAAACGCACATACCCATCTTCTATCACAAATGCAAAcctttgtggggaaaaaattatcaaacactaaacctattttttttttctaatttgacATTGAAGAAAAACTGCTAAGCCAAACAAACTCtagaatccccccaaaaaccctaTGGTAGGACTTGACATCCTCCTAGTCTTCATTTGCCAAAAAGTAGCCCAAAATTAAACATATCACTGAACTTcactaaaaagaaattaagattttAAATTGCTACTTCAAATTACTTTTTGCTTAAGTTTTCCAATTATCCACTCATTTTATGCTTGCTGCCCCCTCTGATTATCTCCCAGTGTTGCCCTTCTCCTGTCATTCCTATATGGCTGCCCTCTAAAGTTTCTCTGATACTGGTAGCCGTCATCTCTGCTTCTGCTGGGTGGTCCTTTCCAGGCCTCCTCATTTCTTTGGAACTGGTATCCTCCCCTGCTGGAATAACCCCTGTCAGGTCTGGGCCTTCTGCCTCCTCCGTAAGTCTGGTTATAGAACTGCTTGGATCTGCCACTCCTCAGCATGTCAGAAACCTCAGTGTCATCTTCAGAGCTCTCCTCTCTTGTTCTCTGGGCCCTGCTTTCCGTTTGCACGTTCCCAGCACCCTTGGACTCTCTCCCTTTAGCAGGCCTCTCCTTCCGGCTGGGAGTGCCGGGTTTCGGTTCGTTTTTGGGAGGTTCTGCCAGCAGTGGCTGCATGCTTGGCCCTGCCGTCGGCCTCTCCGGGCCCTGTGTCTGTGGAGGGCGATGCTGCTGCCCGGCTGCTTTCTGCTTAGGAGTGGCTGAAGGACAGGTTTGCTCCAGCTGGGGTGCCCTGGCTGAAGTGTCTTTTGgggtccctgcagcagccactgggAATGGAACAGTATTGGAGCCGCTGCCACTGTTGGTCTTCTGGAGCGGCTCTGCACAGTTCACTCCAGGAACTGGAGGGCTGCATTCTTTGCCCACGTACGTGCTGGCAGAggtgccagctgctgcctctttGTCCTCAGGAGACAAGACAAGATTAGGTCTTGCTACTGAATTCTCAATGAAGCCCTGAACTGGGTACCCATACCAGAAGTGAGGAAAGAAAGGAGGTGCTATTGGAACAGCTCCTAGAAAGTGATTGTGTCCAAAGGGCGGCTGCGGGAACATATTTTTCCCTCTCAGGGACTCCTCGTAGTTCGCATGAAGAGCTTGCGCTGGATTCTCCGGTTCAACACAGACCTGTCCTTGACTTTCTGTCACCTGAGCTGAAGGTATGATCAGAGGCAGTGATGGAGATCTGTCAACCTGTGGAATCTGACCATTGGACCTGGCCTCGGTCTGGACAGCGAAGTGCCTGTTTGGTCGTGCAGTTTCATTTTCGTtctgagcaggagcagcctcCTGGAACCAGGGGTTGTGTGGATACACAGGAAGGGACACGTTTGGGTACATCCTACAAGTAGCTAAATAGGCCTGGTGCAGGGGGTACAGGTAAGAATGGGGTGCCCACATGGGACAACTGTATGCCTGCaagacagcagggaaaaaaaattaaaaatcagttatttggTCTTTGGAATATTCAGAGAGACATAAAAGCACACCAGTCATTACCAGTCATTTACCATTTCAAAACAGTTAATTATAGGAGATAAAAGTGAATTTTCTTTACAGTAACTGCCCTCAATTCTAAATCCTATGACTCTAGGATGGTGTTCTTATTTTTTGCTTCCCTTCCAAATGCAGTTGAAATGGGCAACAGTTATGATCAGTAAGAAAACTTAATAACGATTTCTATATGGTTAAAGACATAAAGCTTGACTTAGTAAGTCATGTTCTAGCTACGTGTTTGAAGACAAACATCTCAAACTCATTTTCCAGAATCACACTTACTAATTGGCAGTTTCTTCTACTAGACCTCACTTTGCAAAGGCCACAACACTGAAGTTGTCCACCTCAGGTGGTGatcccttcccttttctctaCCTCCACATCAATGAACTGGACTCTGTAGAACAGTTCCTGGAGCAAACCATCCTGAAAAGCCTATGCAGAGCTCCTCTGCAGGAGCCCCTTCCCTCTCAGTGTGCAGTGGAAGGGTGTGGGCAGGGCAGgtctggagcagagcagcagacagACAATGCAGAGGGCCTGCTCTACCCTGTGACACCAgtggagcagcacagcctcTAGAACGTGGGCTGGGACCAGCAGATGGTGCTGAAGCACCAAATGACAGGCTAGATCCTAAATAATCCATAGCGGCTGACATGCTTGGGACTCTCCTTACTGCTAAGGAAACTCACGCTGTTTAAATGCAATATGGTAACACTTGCTAATTAATGACTTACAGACTTCCTATTAAGCACAGAGACTTATATTAGGCAGAGGTATCATATTTACATTGGAAACTCTGCTGAATATTCCCGTCTTTCCATGCCCAGACACAAAAGAATATTTGTTGCTATGGCCAAAGTCCCATGAAATAAGCCcaagagctctcagcaccttgCCCCAAGTCATTTGCCTGACAGAAGGAGTAAGGAGGtaaaaaaggaacattttttgtacagaagacagaaagaaagcaaacaacTTTGCCTTGCCAAGCAATGGCAGATGCTGGGATTTGGCTAAGCCTCTTCCCCAACCACACACACAGATTTGCATCACGTGTACACAGTCACACTACTATAATTACCGAAAAAGTAGAATACTATTATCATTAACCTGAGCAGAAAGAACAGACATGCAGGGTACTTAAGGGAGTGTCCCCAGGTAAAGATTTTGGGATCTGTGCTGCACTGGCTTTGCCAATACACAGCCAGGGTTGAAGTCTGAGGGCATTTTTCTCATTCTCTATGCATGCCATCCAAAAGAAGTATCTTCACATTCACAATTTATCTGTGACTTTGTAAAGCACAATTTGCTGGCTGTGCAGCCACAGATGGAAGCCAAAAGGTCTCACTATGCTACTGACATGAATTTGATTTCTGCTGACTTGAAGTGTACTGTGGACAACTGCTAGAATCCCAGTTAACAGAACACAAAACAAGGAAGTATTTCAAAGTGAAAGATGGACTTGAAACGTACACctgcagcaacaaaacttctgCACTCCAAGTACCAACAATTATTTATAAGTGGTTTTTgtaacaaaaattaaaacataagGAAGCTTGAAGAGTTACCTTCACACCAAGATTGAAGAAAAATCTAAGAATATTCTTAtctaaaaaaatagaaagaacaaaaatatttgtaaggACCTAAAATATTTCGTCTGATACAAAAACTGCATGAAGTTCCATTTCAGGAGAGAACACTGGTATTAAGTTACTACATGCATGTCTTCAATTGattagttggggttttttgccacAGTAAGATATCTAGAACACAACAGCAgtttaaatttcagttttaaCAGTCTGTGAACTTCTAGTTTTTAAAGAAACAGTTCACTAAACAAACACCGCTGTGCAGTCAGCCATGAGATGTTCTTTATTGACATACCTTGCATTCATAGTATGCCAAACCTGTATTTTCCCAGATCAGTAAGGAAATGCTCAACAGCTTCCAAGCTTTTAAGTGACATGTGCAAACCTATTACTCTGACAGGAGCAGTTCTCCAAAGATAATTATTTACACACACAAAACCTCAAGTTATGATAGGGCAAGCTAAGAACCACAGAATGATCCTACCAGATTTCCAGGTGTGACCACCAGAAACAGTCACAATGTTGCCAATGCAAACTAAAGAGTTACAACTCTATTCAATATTCCTTCCCACATCTTAAATCACGGAATGACAACTATTGGATCTTTGGACAAAGAATAACAACAGGACCAAAAAAAGTTGTGTTTATCTACAGTTTAAGAAAAGAAGACCTATTAGGAAAAATGGTGTCAAATTCAGACTTCTCACCTTTAGGTAAGTCTTCCCCAGTACTGCACAGGGAGTAAGGAGGTGCAACGGCTCTTTCTCCCTTTTCATTAAAAGGGAATCCAGGGTATAGTGGATCCTGGTAGGGATTCAGAGTCTGAGGCAAAGGCATTAAAGGCTGGTTAACTGCTTGTAGCCACACAGGAACTCCAGCACCTGAAGCAGATGTTACCTGAGCCTGTGATACAATAGAGTCAGGTCCCGTTGCTGGTCCTGGCATCAGTGAAGAAGCAGGTATTTGGGTTGGAATAcctagagggaaaaaaacccaacatagATACatagatacatatatatatatatggaacAGGTATCAATGCATAGCTATATACAGATAAATAATCACAAaccaaaagacatcagaaaGATTTAATGCAGCAGATTCAAATTGCAGAGAATAGTTTTCAGAAAGAATGAAACAAGTAAGCTAAGCTTTCCAGAAATAGCTAGACTTATcccttgtttctttttaaaattatgaatgCCAGAAGGAAataggaaggaggaaaaaatgggggaaatgaaACTTTCACGTGAATTCCTGAAGTTCTCATTCTGACTAGTCATTTAGAGTCAACTCTGAATTTGAGCTTAGATCAACTGGGCTGCACATCTTCTGTCACAGACACAGTCACGTGAGACAGGATTGTGATTGTCACATGTGAACAAAGCAGGGTGATCTGAAAGCTGGTTCTTGTACAGAAACAGCAGTGTCAGAGAAAATTCAGCACCTGATCTAATGAGCACTGTTGATTCTAAGCTAACTTCACAGACCACAAGATATGCACAGCATACCAAAACCCATTACACTGGCTTTGCAGCTCAGGTCCAAATGGATCTCATTAGTTTCAGACATACAAGCCCCAAGCTGAGTCCTCAGGAGTCAACCAAGGAGCCTATTACTACATGGGACAGAGAGCACAAACACCAGGTGTCAATGTGCTGTCTGACAATATGTTCTACCTTAAGTAGATCTCAAAACTCAATGCTATCCCACTCAAGAGGAAAAACAGCCAATTAAGTACACAACCCTCTTATACCTTCAGGATGGGAATCAAGCAAACTGTACATACAGGCAATCAAAGATACATTAGAACTCTCACTAGCTTTCAGCAGTGAGAAACTACATTCCTATGAATGCCTGCCTTTGGAATGTGAAATTATACGAGACAGTGTCTCCTGCGAGTATCTTCAACTTGGTAACAAGAGTTGAATTATTTTCCAGGGTTAGTAATTTGTTATTTATGTTAGTATTTCTGCAAACCTGCTGGTCCGTATGTTGCTGGCTCACTTGGCCAAGCTGGCACAATGGCTGGTACAGAAGGCACTGCTGGAGGTAAATGCACCTCAGAGAAGACTGGAGAGGGTGTCGGAGTTACGCTCGGCAAGTTCTCGGTCAGGTtctgtaaaaacaaacaaatctgaATCCCATCATGGCTGGTGACGCTGATGACTCAGCCTTATCTGGACTACCACCATCCCCACAGGGAAGTAGTAACTAGGAACATACCCAAAGAGACCTGAGCTGCATCACTGTGTGAAGAactctgctctgagctctgtCTAGCCATGCGTGTACCACAGAGCCACTAGTGCTGGAACCATCTCCTCAAGCTTTACATTTAAGTATCTCCCACCCAAAAGAAAAGCCACCCTCACAAGCAATTACCAATAACCTCGGAGAAacctgaaaaggaaaagctatAGAATTTAAGCGAAAAGCACAGTTACCTTGGCAGAAAGATATGAAATAACCCCTCTCTTCTTCAGAAAAGAATAGATATACTTTTACTTTTCTATCAAGGGCTGTCCTTTATGCTGGACATAACAGATTCCTAACTGTAAATACGAAATTTTAGCATTATCACCATAGAAATGACCATGTAATTAAAAGCCAGTATTGTAATACATACGTGGCTGTGATGAAGCTCCCCTTTGTCTGAAGTCTCCTGACTGGAAAACTTTGAAATCAAACAAACATTTCTTACTTGCTCAGCAACAATCGGAGAATCTGTTTTTACTTGTTCCAAAGGAGATGAAGCTTTTGGATAACTCTCATCTTGACTATTCTTCTAAAGCAAAGTTAGAAACAACATACACAGCTAGTCTAATAACAAGATTAACTTTACAAAGAGTTATTCACAAACAGTAAACCACACTCCATACCAAGTGGGCTAAGCACCCATCACATATTATACTAATGTGACATTTTGCTCATTGAAAGGACAGCAAAGGTTAAAAGCCAACAAGAGGCCATAAATCTTCACTGAACTTCAGAGCTCATGGTCTGTTAGCACAACAGCTATTAGCAAACATCAAATCTTCTCTGGTCCCATTATACTGAAAGTACAGACTGTACTAAGCAATTACAAATCCAGATTTGTAAGTGCTCTCAATAGCCCAGGTTTGAGGACTCCGATTGCAGAGAAAGACTAAGTATAGGTTACAGGGCTGAGGAAAGCTGGCAGAAATACAAGTCTCCAGCCTTAGGAGTATTTTACTAAAAGCtgtaaagcagcagcagcaatcacAGCTCTAAAGGCAGCTATTGCTCTGCTAATCATGTATCAGAGAAgcaataacattaaaaaaaaatttggtcTTTTCTTTAAGATTACCTCAGATGAATTTGGCTCAAGCTTCTGACTTAAGTGGATCTGCCTGGAATTTGACTCTGCAACACCAAGACATAACCTAGTAAATGAACCATTACACCACTTATGGCTATCACAACTTCAGCCAGTTAGTTTGTCTTTCCAAAATTAAACTTTCAAAATCAAACCTATACCTTAGTATATATTACTTCAGAAAActtaaatttctatttttaccAAAGATCAAAGCATCCGAAAACAAACAGTTGTTTGGGCAGTAACAGAGCAGCTACTTCAACCTGGGTTTTCCAAGCTCTACAGGAGTTTTTTACTGATGTTTGGAAAACATTTCAGTGATGCTTGGGGAAAGCAGGAACGAAATGCAGCTGTCCTTTAAATATATTCATCCTAAATTGCTCctaataaaacagaaatatgtACTTCGCTTAGAGGGAAAGTGCTCTGATTGGCATTTTCATATTCAAGTATTAAGATAAAAGAAGCTCAAAGTCTTGTCTACTTTTGACTGAGTAAAAACAGTTTAGAATGTTGCAGTGGATTAAAAGATCTAAAAAAGTTTTCAGACTGCTGCACAAAGTTTCATTCCTGAAGCACCAGCAAACACTTTGGTGGGGAAGGCAGTGTTAAAAAACAGTCATGACATAGTAAGATCTGAACAAGCTCTTCACATTCTGGCTTATGTTCACACCTGGCTACCACTGCTTTTCAATCAAACTCATGCCCAGATTATCCATAGCAGATACAGACTTTTTAGAAGTTTGTTATATACTCTGTCACAACTAGACAGCAGTATAAATGGAAATAGTATTGATTTTGAGAATTACTGCCAAATCCCCAAGCAGCAATAGGAATCCCTAAACACTCGGAAGTATACTTGATTCCCACAGGATTGGTAACCTAGTTTCACAAGAGGCAATGCAATCCAGAGTGtcacaaaaagcagagaaagctgGACGTGCCATGCGCTTCAGTCAAATTCATCATGACAGTGGAGTCTTTACTTTCTCTCCAGCTTTCTCTACGTGAACATTCCTTAAAAAATGTGaacattctttaaaatattcctttgcAATTAGCAGACATTTACTAACTACCTCCTCCTGGCACCTACAGCTTTATTCTATTACTGCCATTTTCCACTTCCtcagagaggaggaaaagcttTAAGTCCATGAAGAGAAGCTGAAGTGTTGTAACCAACTCGGGGGGGAgagaaaatccaaacaaaatttTGACCACGTGACAGAGCTTTCTACTGTAAACAGGTTTGTTTTTCCAATCCTTCTGTacccttctccccttcctgtACCATGGTATGCTAATTCTTAACCATGCCACAGTGAATACTTTTACCTGCTTCATAAATGGCATAAAGGGCATAATGCTCCTCCCATTGGCACTTTCTGCCACACATTCTAGAATTTCAAAAGGATCTAATTTACGGTAGTTCTGATAAGTCTTTTagtttttctcatttctcttcCCATTTACTACAAAACTTCCAgccaggaattttttttccccgtttaCTACAAAAATTTCTCAGCCTCATTCACAAAGCAGGGAAATGTACTTTCTTCACAAACCACACCCTTGCTACCTCCATCCCAGTTTAGTTTGGCACTGCTACTTAGGGTAACTTCCCCCTTGTTGCCTAAACAGATGCCCCATCTCGAATAAATTCTGAGGCTGGTaacaaaaccaagcaaataAAAAGCCCAGCTATTATTTAAACCCATTTAGTTTTAcctttctccttctgctcttccaCCTCTGCTGTCCACTTGCTGTTTCTTCTTTCGCTATTCGATAACTTTTTGTGGTTTACATTATCCACAGTCTGTATAGCAGCCTGACAGACTGACTGGTTCTGAAAAAGTTGACAAAAGCAGAAATATCGCTTTATGTAATCAGTCCAATGACACTTACCATCATTTGGCTATGATACTATAATGCCTTCATGACAAATAATATTTATGTCTGTGATAGGCAGAAAGGGGAAGGAGGTTGGGAGTCTGACTCAGTATCCTGTAGATTCATCCATTCTTTCTCATTCATTGCTACATTTTGCCAAGTGCCCTTTAAGAGCATTCATGTCACTAGCTGACGTGACAAAATCTGTTTCAGACAATAAATCacatcctcctcctgcaggtgaGCAAACACAGCAAACTGTTACTGCTCAGGAGAGAACAACCTTAGTCCCTTAGGCTTCAGTCTTTCACCTAATCATTCTCCCCAGCCTTGTTCTTCTTTCTGTTTGCCCTAGGATTTAAACCCCAAAAGCCCTACACATCTCTAGAACAAACCTATGTGGAGAGTAGCTCTTTACCCACAGGATCTGATCGCTTCCCTGGATGTACTGAGACTCCCAcccattttcattaaaattgcATCAGTAGAATGATCTCTCCAAAATCCTACAAATACAGATGCTCATGTGTCTCCCATATTTACACACCTAAAGCACTGTGTGGATGTTCAATTATTCCCAGGATAAACTACTTTGTGTATTTTCttatctttaaaatataaagcatTGTAGATACCTGTACTTTTAATTACCAAGCAAGTGCAAAATTAATGTCCCTAGTTTTTGAATTGCAGTGTGATTCAAGGACAGCAAACCAATGGCTAATGAAGGGTTCATAGACAAGTATGGAAAGTGCACTGTTAATTACAAGGAATGCAGCATACATTgcaaagagcaggaaaagctTGTTCATCCCGCTGCTGGATCTCATAAAGGGAACGAGACTCCTCTATGGCCTGCTTCTCCCTGCGCTCCTCCGGAGACAGCCCAAAGTAGTTACAGTCCCTGCCGCCATGGCTCAGCTCCTCGCTTCGCTCGCGCTCCGCTTTCCTGCgcaggaaaaaaggaagcaggATCACTCAGACTAGGAAATTCTGGATCAAACCCAAGACAAACTCGTGGGTTACgagaaaggaagaagatgcAAGTATGGAAATAGAAATTCTGCTGCAGTAGCCCAAGGAATCAAAAATTCACTACCAACAAATGCAGGCCAAAAGGTCTTCTAATACTCCTTTCAAGTGGTAAGTCAGAACACAAAGCAGGTTCAGCAGAAGCTGAGGGAAGATCTTAGCCATGCCCAAGAAGCACTTGCAACATTATTTCAGCCccaaccaaaaagaaaaacaactacAAAATAATCCACACTAACATCcactttccaagaaaaaaatgtggctTTGTAGGCAGCTTCTgccatggaagaaaaaaaaatatttttcccatgcTTGTGTGTATTCTTAAGGACCTGGGACGCTTCCTAAGAATTCAATGGCAATGTATTTCAAAAGAGTATGTTGGAAGCATCTGAAGCAGGTACCTGGGCTTCCAGAAGCTCCGTTAAGAGTTCAAGCCAGGGAAGATGCTGTTTGCAGTTTTACCTTGCAGACTGGGAAGGATTCCTGCCCGGAGCTTTTTGCTCAGTTGAGGTCTGATGAAGTTGGGGCCCAGAACCCAAGAACTGGTGCTGCCTGGTTCCCACAGTATGCTGAAGTCGAGGAGGTAGTGCTGACTGGGGTTTGATTGACTTGCTCTGATTCTTTGGCCCTCTGCACTCTGCATCTGTGATAACAACATGAAAACAGGTAAGACTTTTGTTTTAATCATTTTTTTAAGCTCTTTGGGACAAAACATCTAACAAAGAAGATTCTGCCACACAAAGACAGGTAC from Anomalospiza imberbis isolate Cuckoo-Finch-1a 21T00152 chromosome 4, ASM3175350v1, whole genome shotgun sequence includes:
- the OTUD4 gene encoding OTU domain-containing protein 4 isoform X8, giving the protein MACVDYLRKNREKFEAFIEGPFEDYLKSLENPQEWVGQVEISALSLMYKKDFIIYQEPNASPSRVTENGFSDKVLLCFSNGNHYDIVYPIEYAEKAALCQSLLYELLYEKVFDMDVKKIMAELSAVGVTEESNGSSEVSASDSEDDNYRSKATTVSDMNGMKSLSGNKHLESNGNPTSLVLPKKVLKSLDPLVYRNIEYDVWLRSKWDQQKQDFSIAAGMQYSIGDKCKVRLDHNGKFYNAHIQEVFSENGPVVVFVEELGAKHAVSLKSLKPLPQTSPMEGWNTVPGKKIKKFYPMWGQNAQPDAECRGPKNQSKSIKPQSALPPRLQHTVGTRQHQFLGSGPQLHQTSTEQKAPGRNPSQSARKAERERSEELSHGGRDCNYFGLSPEERREKQAIEESRSLYEIQQRDEQAFPALCNNQSVCQAAIQTVDNVNHKKLSNSERRNSKWTAEVEEQKEKESNSRQIHLSQKLEPNSSEKNSQDESYPKASSPLEQVKTDSPIVAEQVRNVCLISKFSSQETSDKGELHHSHNLTENLPSVTPTPSPVFSEVHLPPAVPSVPAIVPAWPSEPATYGPAGIPTQIPASSLMPGPATGPDSIVSQAQVTSASGAGVPVWLQAVNQPLMPLPQTLNPYQDPLYPGFPFNEKGERAVAPPYSLCSTGEDLPKDKNILRFFFNLGVKAYSCPMWAPHSYLYPLHQAYLATCRMYPNVSLPVYPHNPWFQEAAPAQNENETARPNRHFAVQTEARSNGQIPQVDRSPSLPLIIPSAQVTESQGQVCVEPENPAQALHANYEESLRGKNMFPQPPFGHNHFLGAVPIAPPFFPHFWYGYPVQGFIENSVARPNLVLSPEDKEAAAGTSASTYVGKECSPPVPGVNCAEPLQKTNSGSGSNTVPFPVAAAGTPKDTSARAPQLEQTCPSATPKQKAAGQQHRPPQTQGPERPTAGPSMQPLLAEPPKNEPKPGTPSRKERPAKGRESKGAGNVQTESRAQRTREESSEDDTEVSDMLRSGRSKQFYNQTYGGGRRPRPDRGYSSRGGYQFQRNEEAWKGPPSRSRDDGYQYQRNFRGQPYRNDRRRATLGDNQRGQQA
- the OTUD4 gene encoding OTU domain-containing protein 4 isoform X4, whose product is MDAAGRAGGGEQSHPGSGRDTPGDTSMDRYLRSQGLYRKKVAKDGSCLFRAVAEQVLHSQSRHIDVRMACVDYLRKNREKFEAFIEGPFEDYLKSLENPQEWVGQVEISALSLMYKKDFIIYQEPNASPSRVTENGFSDKVLLCFSNGNHYDIVYPIEYAEKAALCQSLLYELLYEKVFDMDVKKIMAELSAVGVTEESNGSSEVSASDSEDDNYRSKATTVSDMNGMKSLSGNKHLESNGNPTSLVLPKKVLKSLDPLVYRNIEYDVWLRSKWDQQKQDFSIAAGMQYSIGDKCKVRLDHNGKFYNAHIQEVFSENGPVVVFVEELGAKHAVSLKSLKPLPQTSPMEGWNTVPGKKIKKFYPMWGQNAQPDAECRGPKNQSKSIKPQSALPPRLQHTVGTRQHQFLGSGPQLHQTSTEQKAPGRNPSQSARKAERERSEELSHGGRDCNYFGLSPEERREKQAIEESRSLYEIQQRDEQAFPALCNNQSVCQAAIQTVDNVNHKKLSNSERRNSKWTAEVEEQKEKESNSRQIHLSQKLEPNSSEKNSQDESYPKASSPLEQVKTDSPIVAEQNLTENLPSVTPTPSPVFSEVHLPPAVPSVPAIVPAWPSEPATYGPAGIPTQIPASSLMPGPATGPDSIVSQAQVTSASGAGVPVWLQAVNQPLMPLPQTLNPYQDPLYPGFPFNEKGERAVAPPYSLCSTGEDLPKDKNILRFFFNLGVKAYSCPMWAPHSYLYPLHQAYLATCRMYPNVSLPVYPHNPWFQEAAPAQNENETARPNRHFAVQTEARSNGQIPQVDRSPSLPLIIPSAQVTESQGQVCVEPENPAQALHANYEESLRGKNMFPQPPFGHNHFLGAVPIAPPFFPHFWYGYPVQGFIENSVARPNLVLSPEDKEAAAGTSASTYVGKECSPPVPGVNCAEPLQKTNSGSGSNTVPFPVAAAGTPKDTSARAPQLEQTCPSATPKQKAAGQQHRPPQTQGPERPTAGPSMQPLLAEPPKNEPKPGTPSRKERPAKGRESKGAGNVQTESRAQRTREESSEDDTEVSDMLRSGRSKQFYNQTYGGGRRPRPDRGYSSRGGYQFQRNEEAWKGPPSRSRDDGYQYQRNFRGQPYRNDRRRATLGDNQRGQQA